NNNNNNNNNNNNNNNNNNNNNNNNNNNNNNNNNNNNNNNNNNNNNNNNNNNNNNNNNNNNNNNNNNNNNNNNNNNNNNNNNNNNNNNNNNNNNNNNNNNNNNNNNNNNNNNNNNNNNNNNNNNNNNNNNNNNNNNNNNNNNNNNNNNNNNNNNNNNNNNNNNNNNNNNNNNNNNNNNNNNNNNNNNNNNNNNNNNNNNNNNNNNNNNNNNNNNNNNNNNNNNNNNNNNNNNNNNNNNNNNNNNNNNNNNNNNNNNNNNNNNNNNNNNNNNNNNNNNNNNNNNNNNNNNNNNNNNNNNNNNNNNNNNNNNNNNNNNNNNNNNNNNNNNNNNNNNNNNNNNNNNNNNNNNNNNNNNNNNNNNNNNNNNNNNNNNNNNNNNNNNNNNNNNNNNNNNNNNNNNNNNNNNNNNNNNNNNNNNNNNNNNNNNNNNNNNNNNNNNNNNNNNNNNNNNNNNNNNNNNNNNNNNNNNNNNNNNNNNNNNNNNNNNNNNNNNNNNNNNNNNNNNNNNNNNNNNNNNNNNNNNNNNNNNNNNNNNNGCAAGGGATGGGCGCCCTGCCCTTTTATAGAGCGCACACCCTGGAATGCACACACGTACTAGTATCTGTAGGAAGCGTAAACTTTGAAAATTGAAAACGTTGGAAATGGAGCTGGAACGAACGGCACGGCATCCATGGCATGCGTTCGGTCAGTCAAGAATGCAATGCAAGTCGTTGCAGGGCACCCATCCGGAAACATCGCAAGGCAatttgccatttttttttctctcgtgGTTCAAATTTAAAACTCGGAGCAGTACCATTTGCCGATCCATTTAATCGCTCACGCATGCAATACGACCCTCTCATTCTCTCCCTTAATTTGAACCAGCTGCCTAGCAAAAAAGGGCCAATCAATAAGGGCATGTACAACGGACGGCGATACTCGTCTGTATAGTGCCAGCACAACAATTCTATCCGACGTGGACCATCATCAGTGAACAGAGAGACGCGCGACGGCACACGACGCGTGCTCCCAGGTGAAATAGCCTGCGATGGCACCTTTGTACGAGTCTTCGTCTTCTGCCGATGGTATCTTCCCCTTCACCATCTCTTCGCTTCCCTCCCTCCGCAGATGCAGAtgcaaaacgagcggacgggagCGGCGACGCCGATGGAGCACAAGGACGCGACGCCGGCAGCTCCTTTGTCCGGCGGACGCGGCAAGCTGGAGAGCAGGGCGGTGGCTTGCTTGATGGATGGATTCACCTCACCCGGCGGCCATCAACGCTACCAGGCCACCAACACTAACTTTCTTGAACTAAAGGGTTGtcaaaggattttttttttgagaggaggTTGTCAGAGGATTTTGGATAGAAGGGCTGGCTTATCAATcctcctttttttcccttttattggtgcttcttcctctggctcAAATAAAAAATCAGATAGTATAGAAAGCAAAAATTACAGTCTTTCTAGTTTTGATGTGTGTACTTGTTCCTACAAATCTTTACTTGTTCCTACAAAGCTGGGCCCACAGGCCAGCCCCTTAACCCATCTCCCTCCCCTGAACCCACGCACGCACAGCACAactctcctccttcctctgctTTGTTTCCCCATCTTACTCTCCCTGCTACCTACAGACCATGGCGCCTCCTAATCCACCACCAAGGATGGAGGATCTCCCTAGTCAACAGTGAAAATAGGGAAAAATACGCAGATGTTGCGGGCAAAATCACACATCTCAAAGTTTGAGATGAAGGAAATTTTAGTCAATGAAGTTTGGGTCATCTCTCTTTCGATcggccctttttttttttacctgatTCATTCATCATTGGGCCCAACCGGCCCGGATCTTATGCGATGtagcattacatcaatgtttcTTCTAAAATCTTTGAGATCCCATTTGGATCCttagaattgaattccattctaataatcataatttagatacaaattaattaagctaatatagttgtatgtgaaatatatttgtatattattgttgatcatatgggagagatacttatgtgctgcacttctgctatagagaagcgagtcgaAGAATGTACCGTAAGTTGCACAATAGAAATATAGCAtgaggatctatagaatcaatttccatctctcactccatgaatttaagataggcttatatctaaatttCCTCTCAGACGACAAGGAGCTGGTGCAGGTTCATTGTTTCACCACGGAACACAATCCCGTTGCGGCGCTTCCACAGTTGCCAGCAACACAGGAGGAGGATGAACCCATCGTAGTGGAGGCCCTGGGGCAGTTCAAACCATCCAAAGAACTGGATCGGCCCTTGAGCAATGGAAATCCTCTTATTTTAGCAGCATCGATGCAACGCCGCAGAGCAAGTAGAGAGCGTCGGTGCAGACTCATCGGCGATCGTCGTTGACTTTAAACATCGGGCAGTGCAACACCCagttgccgtcgccgccgacacAAAGGCTGGTGCGTTTGTGATAAACACCTAGAGAGGAGTGATTCCAACACGTGCTCGACGATCTTGGGTCAGCGCGCGCGCGTGCCTATAAATAGCCGCGGCGTCCTGGCACGACGAAAGCACACTCCCGATCCACCATCGTCACTTGCTTGGCACCATCCAGCAGCAGCGATGACGACGACTAGGAGGGGTAGCGGCGTCGTCCTCCTGGCCATGCTCGTCGCCGCATCGTCGGCGTTGCCTCTGCCTCTGGAGACGATGACCAACGACACTAGTGCTCCGATCTTGTCTGTTGACTTCCATGCGCTGTCGTGCCCCAACCTGCACGGCATGGTGAGCTCCGCCGTGTGGGCCGCGCGCTCCAATCCCCACGGCGGCGCGCAGAtcaccgccggcctcctccgcatcttcttccacgactgcttcccGCAGGGTTGCGACGCGTCCATCCTGCTGGACGGGTGGAACAGCGAGAAGCACAAGATCCAGAACCAGGGCTTGCAGCAGCAGGCGCTGGACCTCATCGAGCGCATCCGCGGCACCGTGCACGACAAGTGCGGGGCCACCGTGTCGTGCGCCGACATCCTGGCGCTCGCCACCACCCACGCCGTGAGCCAGTCCGGCGGCCCCTGGATCTCCATGCCCATGGGACGCCGCGACAGCCTGGAGCCCGCTCCGGGCTGGGCCGTCGAGACCCTCCCGCGCCCTGACGCCGACGTCAACACCCTCATCACCAGCTTCCGCAACAagggcctcggcggcgacgacaagGGTAACCCCACCGACCTCGTCGCGCTCTCCGGCGCCCACACCGTCGGCAAGGCGCGCTGCGGCTCCTTCCGCGACCGCATCGACCGGCGCAGCCCCAACGACCAGTTCGCCAACAGGCTGGCCGGCTTCTGCGGCAACGACGACAACCGGCAGCAGAACCTGGACGTGAGGACGCCGGACACCTTCGACAACATGTACTTCGAGGACCTCATGAAGAGGGAGGGGGTGCTCACCACCGACCAGGGGCTCTTGTTCGACGGCCGCACCaggtggctcgtcgacggcttcgCCAAAAACAAGGGCTGGTTCTTCGGCCAGTTCGCCAAGTCCATGGAGAAGATGAGCAAGCTGGGCATGGGCCAAGGAGGCGAGATCCGCAGCAACTGCTTCAGGCGCAACACCGGCGTCCAGCagaccgctgccgccgcccacgacgacgacgagggcctGGCTGCCTCTGCTTGACGATGATCTCGTTTCGATCAGCATGCATGCGCAAATAAATTATATTGCAGGTCGCTCCAGATAGATGGTCGCCGCGTGTCGTCAAATAAAGTGCGTTGGCTTCATACTAGCTAGTACTTAGACGAGACTAGGTAGTTGTCCACCACCGCTAGTTATGTATGTTTGCTTGTTAATTTCATGCATTTGTGTTTGCTTCCAGTTTCTCTTCCATGCATGCTTGTTAATTAGTGTCCTTCCTAATGAGAATAATATATAGTAGTATGTTTCCCCCGTTCCATACACGTGTTGAAAATGCTCTTccaaaatgtaaaaataaaaacggaagtgctagcgcccggacgtccgataattttattttatcggacgctccgtcgcaacattgaaaaataaatatcgaaacatcaaaaatcaacacttgcaacaccgaggattgcaacacctttgcgtgcatgaaacatcccgaattgcttcgtgcaacattcaaaacagacacattgcaacaataaaaaaaacatctcttacaacattgcaacaacgaaagaagaagagacgaaacaaagaaaacaactatatgcagcatcatgaacaagttggtgcaacacccgattgctggcgagtcagactgttgcaaaacagatgaaacatcaaaagccaccaTTGCAACAtacaaaaataactattgcaacaccatgaggtacctattgcaacactcagatccacagcaaccagcctgccgccgaaggtcatccaccatggccgccgccccgaTCCTTCCCCGTTCGGATCTCGCCGGgatcggggagagggccaccagATCCGGGGCGTTGGGTGCTCCCGGTTGGTTGAGGGCGCCGAAGTGGGGGGAGGGGCACTGCCAGGGTGGGGGACAAGgttcccggagtggaggagtgcgccgccgccggggtggacGAGAAGGACGCCGTGGTGGGGGAGCGCACCGCCGttggggtgggggacgaggccaccTGGGTGCGGGATGAGCCTGCCAGGGTTGgggagcgtgccgccgccgggatggatgaggaatacgtcgggatggaaggttgaagaagaaaagggacggggaagaaaaaaacggtagcgcttgcaacatccaagaatCCCTACTGCAACATCGTGAGATACTATGCACATGggccgccgcccgatccttccctgctcggatctcgccggggtcggggagagggccaccggatccgggggTGTTGGGCGCCCCCGATGGGTGAGGACGCCGGAGTGGGGGAGGGGTGCCGCTGGGGTgggcgaggaggacgccggggtGGGGACGAGGTCGCCGGggtgggggagcgcgccgccgccggggtgggcGAGGAGGATGCCGGAGTGGGGGAGCGGGTGGGGACGAGGCCGCCGggtgggggagcgcgccgccgccggggtggacgaggaggacgctggggtggaaggttgaagaagaaaggtCACGGGAGTGGGAtgggaaagaaaaaagaatgatgGAAATGGATAGATAGGAAGCGCCAGATATTGATATTTTTGGAGCGGAACGATCCGACGCGTCCGGACGCTCGTACTGTAGCATTTCCGAAAACAAAAACAAGTTACGGACCTTTGGGCTGTGGCCCTTGCTGAAAGGCCGCTGATTGGGCCTGATAGGCTAGTAATGACCGGCTCCTATACAAATTGACATCGTTGCCCTAAAAGGGGAGAAAAAGGGCAAATTCACATCAGGGctagaaaattattttttaaaaaaaatacgcaggagagctgcgtatctttgtattaagaagaagaattagAATAAACGTTCATGCAACGTGGGCCATCCGGGTATACACACACGGTACATATGgaaaaacaacagcaaccgactTATATAAGAAACTGGCAAGGCCATCGGACTACTGGTTCCTAGTCCCAACAGTTGCTGCCGGGAAGGTGACAGCTCCTTGAAACAGAAATTGATAAGCTGATCTTGCCGTATATGTGCCTGAAGCTTCCCATCTCCATGAAACAGTATCTTCGGTCCCCGGTTGAAGCAGGACAGCGTCAGCTATGTGCCACAATTGGATGTAATGTAACAGCGCATTGACTGTTGGCCGTCCGACAATATCGGAAATCTACCGTCTGTCGACAAGAGCTTCAGCAACTGTTCTTGTTTTTGCAGTTTTCGGTCTGATCAATGTACATAGGTCAGGTGCAATGTCCTCCTAATTGGACAGTGATTGATGCCTGAAACATTTGATGAAGTAGTTGATCATCCCCAAACTGAACTTGCAAGGATTTCCATGGCCTGTTAGCGTCTGTTCGTTGCAGCCGTAACCAACGCAGCCTCAGAGCATAAGAGGCTATCTTGAGATCCTGGATCCCTAAACCTCCAAATTTCATTGGCCTGCAAACACCCGGCCAGGCTACCATACATTGTCCACCCTGGCACTTTTCTTTCCCTGCCCAGAGAAATCCCCGGCGGCGTTTATCAATTTCGTGTATTACCCAATCAGGGATCTTCAGGGAGATGATTGTGTGGATTGGAATGGCACTCATGACGGATTTCACGGTTGTTAGCCTCCCAGCTTTGTTCATGAGGGGTGTGCTCCTAGTGATCTTGTCAACTAGAGGCTGCAGGTGAACCTTCCTCAATCGGCCAATAGTCAGTGGCAAGCCTAGGTATTGAATGGGTAATTCAGAGATTCAAGCCGGCTAGAAAATTACAGCAGCGAGCGGTGGAAAGCATCATTACCAGCCTTCTTTTCTGCTAATAACAAACTGAAGGCTTTGCTGTAATGCAATGGATGCAATGCAGATGGAATTgcatgtgggatggccatggaAAGCAACGGGATGCAGCGTTGAAACCCCGGCCCACCATTGTTTATGGATCGATTCTTAATTAACTGTATCCACCGTACGACGACAGTGACCCTCTTCTTTGATCTCATCTCTGGAATCTGATCTCATCGGACCTGCCACCACGTACTGTACTGTACCAAATACATATGATTAATCCTGGCTCTCGATCGATCGTCTTGGCCTCCCCCTCTATAAATCACACGCGGACTCGTATTGCTTCTTCACACGTACCACCAGCACCCCTCTCGCCTACTGGACTCTAGTGTACcaggctagctagctagcaagctgctgctagtgctaacagaagaagaagatggctcctccattggcc
This sequence is a window from Setaria italica strain Yugu1 chromosome III, Setaria_italica_v2.0, whole genome shotgun sequence. Protein-coding genes within it:
- the LOC101764017 gene encoding peroxidase 12-like — translated: MTTTRRGSGVVLLAMLVAASSALPLPLETMTNDTSAPILSVDFHALSCPNLHGMVSSAVWAARSNPHGGAQITAGLLRIFFHDCFPQGCDASILLDGWNSEKHKIQNQGLQQQALDLIERIRGTVHDKCGATVSCADILALATTHAVSQSGGPWISMPMGRRDSLEPAPGWAVETLPRPDADVNTLITSFRNKGLGGDDKGNPTDLVALSGAHTVGKARCGSFRDRIDRRSPNDQFANRLAGFCGNDDNRQQNLDVRTPDTFDNMYFEDLMKREGVLTTDQGLLFDGRTRWLVDGFAKNKGWFFGQFAKSMEKMSKLGMGQGGEIRSNCFRRNTGVQQTAAAAHDDDEGLAASA